One segment of Coprobacter tertius DNA contains the following:
- a CDS encoding alpha-N-acetylglucosaminidase — MRKVLLSLLIFTTVYGCSSSVESDNPCYELAKRLLPDNAASFFIFEKVPSESDFFELEQTEDNKIVIRGNNGISIARGLNHYLRNYCHKSVSWCGNNLSELPVPLPPVREKIKISASFPYRYYLNYCTYSYSMAFWDWKQWEKEIDRMALQGINMPLVAVYGQYAVWQNTLRRLNFNEDEIRKFLPGAGYEAWWLMGNLEGFGGPVTPEFIARQTDLQHKMLKRMRELGMKPVFQGFYGMVPNALKEKYPDARIKSQGKWCTFQRPAFLDPTDPLFEKIAAIYYDEQKKLFGEAQFFGGDPFHEGGTSEGIDVKLAAQKILQSMRKVNPQAIWVLQGWQRNPAKELIEGLKPGEVIILDLMACERPQWGGIKTSFFYKPEGHLNHQWIWCALPNFGGKTGLHGIMSSYASGPVFAKHHPMGKNLCGIGTAPEGIGTLPVVYDMVYDMAWRTDSIHIPEWIDNYTYYRYGTEDNNCKKAWKLLSESIYECHNQIGGPVESYICARPADTIKHASAWGTTELFYDPMKIVKAWELLYQSRKRFDHSDTYEYDLTDVTRQVLSDYAKYLHKEMTQAFQKKDKKRFMVYSGKFLDIIKDVDRLLTTRKEFMLGTWLADAEKAGCSPEEKRRFVTNAKRQITTWTDTDTDLHDYANKEWSGLLTDFYLPRWEAYVTYKTGLLYGGKMPYPDYSKMEQEWVLANSTYLTRENPEGTIAVVEDLYKRYHTEIEQNYQKN, encoded by the coding sequence ATGCGAAAAGTACTTTTATCCCTGCTTATATTTACTACCGTATACGGATGTTCATCCTCTGTTGAATCTGATAATCCCTGTTATGAGTTAGCAAAACGGTTATTACCGGATAATGCAGCTTCTTTTTTTATCTTCGAGAAGGTTCCTTCCGAGTCCGATTTTTTCGAATTGGAGCAAACAGAAGACAACAAGATTGTCATAAGAGGAAATAACGGTATATCTATAGCTCGTGGATTAAATCACTATTTGAGAAATTATTGTCATAAATCGGTATCTTGGTGCGGGAATAATTTATCGGAATTACCGGTTCCTCTGCCTCCGGTGAGAGAAAAAATAAAAATTTCGGCTTCTTTCCCCTATCGCTACTATTTAAATTATTGTACCTACAGTTATTCGATGGCTTTTTGGGACTGGAAACAATGGGAGAAAGAAATCGATAGAATGGCTCTTCAAGGTATCAACATGCCATTAGTCGCCGTTTACGGCCAATATGCGGTATGGCAGAATACTTTGCGAAGGCTGAACTTTAATGAAGATGAAATACGTAAGTTTTTACCGGGAGCCGGTTATGAAGCCTGGTGGCTTATGGGTAATCTGGAAGGTTTCGGTGGACCGGTCACACCGGAATTTATAGCACGGCAAACAGATCTGCAACACAAAATGCTGAAACGGATGCGGGAGTTGGGAATGAAACCTGTATTTCAGGGATTTTACGGTATGGTACCCAATGCCCTGAAAGAAAAATATCCCGATGCCCGTATTAAATCGCAAGGAAAGTGGTGTACTTTTCAACGTCCGGCCTTCCTGGATCCTACCGATCCGCTTTTCGAAAAGATTGCCGCAATTTACTATGACGAACAAAAAAAATTATTCGGTGAAGCGCAGTTTTTTGGCGGCGATCCTTTTCATGAGGGCGGAACCTCAGAAGGAATCGATGTGAAACTCGCCGCGCAAAAAATTTTACAATCAATGCGTAAAGTAAACCCGCAAGCCATATGGGTGCTTCAGGGGTGGCAGCGTAATCCTGCAAAAGAGCTGATAGAAGGGCTTAAACCCGGCGAAGTTATTATTCTCGATTTGATGGCCTGCGAACGTCCGCAATGGGGAGGAATAAAAACTTCCTTCTTTTATAAACCGGAAGGACACCTGAACCATCAATGGATATGGTGCGCCTTACCCAACTTCGGAGGGAAAACAGGGTTACATGGAATAATGAGCAGTTATGCCTCGGGGCCTGTCTTCGCCAAACATCATCCCATGGGGAAAAATTTGTGCGGCATCGGCACGGCTCCCGAAGGAATCGGTACCCTTCCCGTTGTATATGATATGGTGTATGACATGGCTTGGCGCACCGATAGTATACACATTCCCGAATGGATCGACAACTATACTTATTATCGCTATGGAACAGAAGATAATAATTGTAAAAAAGCCTGGAAATTATTATCCGAATCAATTTACGAATGCCATAACCAAATCGGGGGACCTGTTGAGTCTTATATCTGTGCCCGTCCAGCAGATACGATTAAGCATGCTTCGGCTTGGGGAACTACCGAGCTCTTTTATGATCCCATGAAGATTGTAAAAGCTTGGGAACTACTTTATCAGTCACGAAAAAGATTCGATCATTCTGATACTTATGAATATGATCTGACGGATGTCACTCGACAGGTATTGTCCGATTATGCCAAATATTTACATAAAGAAATGACACAGGCTTTCCAGAAAAAAGATAAAAAACGATTTATGGTGTATAGCGGGAAATTTCTGGATATTATAAAAGACGTAGACCGATTACTTACCACTCGTAAAGAATTTATGTTAGGCACTTGGTTGGCTGACGCGGAAAAAGCGGGATGCTCTCCCGAAGAAAAAAGACGATTTGTCACCAATGCCAAGAGGCAGATTACGACCTGGACAGATACGGATACAGATTTACACGACTATGCGAACAAAGAATGGAGCGGATTGCTGACCGATTTCTATCTTCCTCGTTGGGAAGCTTATGTGACCTATAAAACCGGCCTGTTATACGGGGGAAAAATGCCGTATCCCGATTATTCCAAAATGGAACAGGAATGGGTGCTTGCCAATTCGACCTACCTTACCCGTGAAAATCCGGAAGGAACTATTGCAGTCGTTGAGGATCTTTATAAACGTTACCATACAGAAATAGAACAAAATTACCAGAAAAATTGA